A single genomic interval of Flavobacteriales bacterium harbors:
- a CDS encoding type II toxin-antitoxin system death-on-curing family toxin, with the protein MISLDLAEKFHARSIEAFGGAQGLRDQGALEAALARPYQTFGGEDLYPSPVAKAAALMESVIIRHPWLDGNKRTGLGLALLLLRKEGFRIEATQDELYELTIRVAEGRSSADEIGEWMQGRVVAV; encoded by the coding sequence ATGATCTCGTTGGACCTCGCCGAAAAGTTTCACGCGCGTTCCATCGAGGCATTCGGAGGAGCGCAGGGTTTGCGAGATCAGGGTGCTTTGGAAGCCGCCTTGGCACGGCCATACCAAACATTCGGTGGTGAGGATCTCTATCCTTCACCGGTCGCCAAGGCTGCCGCGCTGATGGAGAGCGTGATCATCCGGCATCCGTGGTTGGACGGTAACAAGCGCACAGGCCTCGGTCTCGCACTTCTGCTCTTGCGCAAGGAGGGCTTCCGGATCGAAGCAACGCAGGATGAACTCTACGAGCTGACCATCCGCGTCGCTGAAGGTCGTTCGTCTGCGGATGAGATCGGTGAGTGGATGCAGGGGCGGGTGGTGGCGGTATAG
- a CDS encoding T9SS type A sorting domain-containing protein, with the protein MRFDVPCALVLLTLGGGLRSQNICLDHTGFVASGGLDLWGISAGHLNDDTLLDMAVSNHLTGDLSIFFGNGDGSFQPAVTLPVGMYPVDIIAADLNGDTRADLVTAHVDHVQVLLNLGGGAFDAPVPYAIPSGETWTLMARDLDNDGAIDLLVPHGAGGGGLAVLIGNGDGTFQPHADHPTDVPATSLDLADFNEDGHLDVLYTHLAGLGEVVHFWSILWGTRPGTFGTRTHVTHPHTSIFASAIDVDANGDMDVVVSNSYPSPDSLSFRMGDGTGGFAAPVTMYGGISPALVRSVDMDLDGFGDLVVADYANNSVRVFPGYGAGQFGPPVHSIAAVNPIDFAVGRFNADALPDIVIAASSGAYVGVILNCLVAAVEEATDMNVMTLGPNPADDAMYIRLDGAAQAAWIEITDAAGRLVEQAGASADGVVVDTSPLAGGLYVATLCDANGRSLARARFEVVHAR; encoded by the coding sequence ATGCGCTTCGACGTTCCATGCGCGTTGGTCCTGCTCACGTTGGGCGGCGGGCTCCGCAGCCAGAACATCTGCCTGGACCATACCGGCTTCGTCGCCTCGGGCGGCCTTGACCTCTGGGGCATCTCCGCCGGCCACCTGAACGATGACACACTGCTGGACATGGCCGTGAGCAACCACCTCACTGGCGACCTGTCGATCTTCTTCGGTAATGGGGACGGCAGCTTCCAGCCCGCCGTCACGCTGCCGGTGGGGATGTACCCGGTGGACATCATCGCGGCCGATCTGAACGGCGACACGCGCGCGGACCTGGTGACCGCGCATGTGGACCATGTGCAGGTGCTGCTCAACCTGGGCGGCGGAGCTTTTGATGCCCCTGTCCCGTACGCCATCCCTTCCGGGGAAACGTGGACCCTGATGGCGCGCGACCTCGACAACGACGGGGCCATCGACCTGCTCGTTCCCCATGGCGCGGGTGGCGGTGGCCTGGCCGTGCTGATCGGCAACGGCGATGGCACCTTCCAGCCGCACGCGGATCATCCCACCGATGTCCCGGCCACTTCCCTGGACCTCGCCGACTTCAATGAGGATGGCCACCTCGATGTGCTCTACACCCACCTGGCCGGCTTGGGCGAGGTCGTCCACTTCTGGAGCATCCTGTGGGGCACAAGGCCCGGCACCTTCGGAACGCGGACCCACGTCACGCATCCGCACACCAGCATCTTCGCCTCGGCGATCGATGTGGATGCGAACGGCGACATGGACGTGGTGGTGTCCAACTCGTATCCGTCCCCGGACTCCCTCTCCTTCCGCATGGGCGATGGTACCGGTGGCTTCGCGGCGCCCGTGACGATGTACGGCGGCATCAGTCCCGCGCTGGTGCGGTCAGTGGACATGGACCTCGACGGTTTCGGCGACCTGGTGGTGGCGGACTACGCCAACAATTCGGTGCGGGTGTTCCCGGGCTACGGTGCGGGCCAGTTCGGCCCTCCCGTGCATTCCATCGCCGCCGTGAATCCCATCGACTTCGCCGTGGGCCGTTTCAATGCCGATGCGCTCCCGGACATCGTGATCGCCGCCAGCAGCGGTGCCTACGTGGGCGTGATCCTCAACTGCCTGGTCGCGGCTGTGGAAGAAGCGACCGACATGAACGTCATGACGCTGGGCCCCAATCCTGCGGATGATGCGATGTACATCCGCCTTGACGGCGCGGCCCAGGCGGCGTGGATCGAGATCACGGATGCTGCTGGCCGGTTGGTGGAGCAGGCGGGTGCATCAGCGGACGGCGTCGTTGTGGACACCTCCCCGCTGGCCGGGGGGCTCTATGTGGCCACCCTGTGTGATGCCAACGGCCGCAGCCTGGCACGGGCACGGTTCGAGGTGGTGCATGCGCGCTGA
- a CDS encoding response regulator transcription factor yields MDILIIEDEQLGAERLAALVHEIDPAHRVLAICPSIRDSVAWLGSHPAPDLILMDIELADGQCFDIFTQVEVKAPVVFTTSYDEYALQAFKVNSIDYLLKPVRKEELQAALDKLSRLRSQFGGGTIDVNRLLGQLQQGRSAYRTRFLAKQGNKLIAIGIEEIAYFYAEDRITLFRTWDGRRFVAEYKLEELETMLDPQDFHRINRSVIAHVRSVQEIHNHFNGRLKVILRPALDKETIVSREGAMAFKLWMGK; encoded by the coding sequence ATGGACATCCTGATCATCGAGGACGAACAGCTCGGGGCGGAACGCCTTGCCGCGCTGGTGCACGAGATCGATCCCGCCCATCGCGTGCTGGCCATCTGCCCCAGCATCCGCGACAGCGTGGCATGGCTGGGCAGCCATCCGGCACCGGACCTTATCCTGATGGACATCGAGCTCGCGGATGGGCAGTGCTTCGACATCTTCACGCAGGTGGAGGTCAAGGCGCCCGTGGTCTTCACCACCTCCTACGACGAATACGCTCTGCAGGCCTTCAAGGTGAACAGCATCGACTACCTGCTGAAGCCCGTGCGCAAGGAGGAGCTGCAGGCCGCACTGGACAAGCTGTCAAGGCTTCGCTCGCAGTTCGGGGGTGGCACGATCGACGTCAACCGGCTGTTGGGGCAGTTGCAACAAGGACGGAGCGCGTACCGCACACGTTTCCTCGCCAAGCAGGGGAACAAGCTCATCGCCATCGGCATCGAGGAGATCGCCTACTTCTACGCCGAGGACCGCATCACCCTCTTCCGCACGTGGGATGGAAGGCGTTTCGTGGCGGAATACAAGCTGGAGGAACTGGAGACCATGCTGGACCCTCAGGACTTCCACCGGATCAACCGCTCCGTGATCGCCCACGTGCGCTCGGTGCAGGAGATCCACAACCACTTCAACGGCCGTCTGAAGGTGATCCTGAGACCGGCCTTGGACAAGGAGACCATCGTGAGCCGCGAAGGCGCCATGGCCTTCAAGCTATGGATGGGTAAATGA
- the fdhF gene encoding formate dehydrogenase subunit alpha — MNQPQAKTGTSAPPAAKTQSAPASSNKAAVEVDLAYIDGVAYPIHKGETMLAFLKRHKGPNPVPTLCDAPNLEPFGSCRVCSVEVALQEDGPSKVMASCHIPVGKGMYITVNSPRMERLRKNIVELVLTDYDTERLKTEDHGRNELYNVVQQIGFDIDSVRYPKGKNHLDTPMDTSHPYMVSDLSACISCYRCVRACDEVQGEFVLTMAGRGFDNHIVKGTNESFKDSDCVSCGACAQACPTSAITDVFRAKETKADEVVRTVCTYCGVGCNLEVKVKDGKVAGITAPLEAEANQGHTCLKGRYAFRFYDHPERLRTPLIRKNGELVPATWDEAYDFIVDGFIRIREQHGPDALAGVSSARCPNEENYLMQKFFRAQVGTNNIDACARVCHSPTALGMQKTFGTGAATNSIDDLKDTHTIMVIGANPTDAHPVTGAKIKQQIMKGKTLIVIDPRRTELARYAHYHLQLKPGTNVALLNMMMHFIVKEGWVKQEFIDQRTEGWADFKKEILAVDIDAMERETGVDRNLVREAAKAYASSPAAMSFHGLGVTEHYQGTFTVMQIADLAMMTGNIGRRGVGVNPLRGQNNVQGAADMGCQPHQGAGYFAVDEPANIRMYEQFYGVELPHHAGKKIPQMYDAMLAGTLKAFWVAGEDMAQTDPNTLHVRKALGQLELFVVQELFMTETAKLAHVVLPASSFLEKSGTFTNGERRIQRVNAVVEPIEGTKSDGQITCDIMERYAAKTGRRSGNASKEYHPRWVLEEISRIVPFFAGVKWDELGENGKQWPVKPDGSDTKILHADTFKRGLGKFIFNQWEKSPEVRENEKDYPYIITTNRELEHYNCGAMTRRTGNGEILTEDVLLINPADAEKNGIAEGDMVCVESPRGKVDIKARITDEVKPGILSSTFHFPEIMLNIITSSVSDSLAMCPEYKVVTCRIRKAKKAHLRQAGEVVLKA; from the coding sequence ATGAACCAGCCCCAGGCCAAGACCGGCACCTCCGCCCCTCCCGCCGCCAAGACCCAGTCCGCCCCGGCCTCCTCCAACAAGGCAGCCGTGGAGGTCGACCTCGCCTACATCGATGGTGTGGCCTACCCCATCCACAAGGGCGAAACGATGCTCGCCTTCCTGAAGCGGCACAAGGGTCCCAACCCGGTGCCCACGCTCTGCGACGCGCCCAACCTGGAGCCCTTCGGCAGCTGCCGCGTGTGCAGCGTGGAGGTGGCCCTTCAGGAGGACGGCCCCAGCAAGGTGATGGCCAGCTGCCACATCCCCGTGGGCAAGGGCATGTACATCACGGTGAACAGCCCGCGCATGGAGCGGCTGCGCAAGAACATCGTGGAGCTGGTGCTCACCGACTACGACACCGAGCGGCTGAAGACCGAGGACCACGGGCGGAACGAACTGTACAATGTCGTCCAGCAGATCGGCTTCGACATCGACAGCGTGCGCTACCCCAAGGGGAAGAACCACCTCGACACGCCGATGGACACGAGCCATCCGTACATGGTGAGCGACCTCAGCGCGTGCATCAGCTGCTACCGGTGCGTGCGCGCGTGCGACGAGGTGCAGGGCGAGTTCGTGCTCACCATGGCCGGCCGCGGCTTCGACAACCACATCGTCAAGGGCACCAACGAAAGCTTCAAGGACAGCGATTGCGTGAGCTGCGGCGCCTGCGCACAGGCCTGCCCCACCAGTGCCATCACAGACGTGTTCCGCGCCAAGGAGACCAAGGCCGATGAAGTGGTGCGCACCGTGTGCACCTATTGCGGCGTGGGCTGCAACCTGGAGGTGAAGGTGAAGGACGGCAAGGTCGCCGGCATCACCGCACCGCTGGAGGCCGAGGCCAACCAGGGCCACACCTGCCTCAAGGGCCGCTACGCCTTCCGCTTCTACGACCACCCCGAGCGCTTGCGCACCCCGCTCATCCGCAAGAACGGCGAGCTCGTGCCCGCCACCTGGGACGAGGCCTACGACTTCATCGTGGACGGCTTCATCCGCATCCGCGAGCAACATGGTCCGGACGCGCTGGCCGGCGTGAGCAGCGCGCGCTGCCCCAACGAGGAGAACTACCTCATGCAGAAGTTCTTCCGCGCGCAGGTGGGCACCAACAACATCGACGCGTGCGCGCGCGTGTGCCACAGCCCCACGGCCCTGGGCATGCAGAAGACCTTCGGCACCGGCGCGGCCACCAACAGCATCGACGACCTGAAGGACACGCACACCATCATGGTGATCGGTGCGAACCCCACCGACGCGCACCCGGTGACCGGCGCCAAGATCAAGCAGCAGATCATGAAGGGGAAGACCCTGATCGTGATCGACCCGCGCCGCACCGAGCTGGCCCGCTACGCCCACTACCACCTGCAGCTGAAGCCCGGCACCAACGTGGCCCTGCTGAACATGATGATGCACTTCATCGTCAAGGAGGGCTGGGTGAAGCAGGAGTTCATCGACCAGCGCACCGAGGGCTGGGCCGATTTCAAGAAGGAGATCCTCGCCGTGGACATCGACGCCATGGAGCGCGAGACCGGTGTGGACCGGAACCTGGTGCGTGAAGCCGCGAAAGCCTACGCCAGCTCGCCCGCCGCCATGAGCTTCCACGGCCTGGGCGTCACCGAGCACTACCAGGGCACCTTCACCGTGATGCAGATCGCCGACCTGGCGATGATGACCGGCAACATCGGTCGCCGCGGCGTGGGCGTGAACCCGCTGCGTGGCCAGAACAACGTGCAGGGCGCGGCCGACATGGGCTGCCAACCCCACCAGGGGGCAGGCTACTTCGCGGTGGACGAGCCTGCGAACATCCGGATGTACGAGCAGTTCTACGGCGTGGAGCTGCCCCACCACGCGGGCAAGAAGATCCCGCAGATGTACGACGCCATGCTCGCGGGCACGCTGAAGGCCTTCTGGGTGGCGGGCGAGGACATGGCGCAGACGGACCCCAACACCCTGCACGTGCGCAAGGCCCTGGGCCAGCTCGAGCTCTTCGTGGTGCAGGAGCTCTTCATGACCGAGACCGCCAAGCTCGCCCACGTGGTGCTGCCCGCCAGCAGCTTCCTGGAGAAGAGCGGCACCTTCACCAACGGCGAGCGCCGCATCCAGCGCGTGAACGCCGTGGTGGAGCCCATCGAAGGCACCAAGAGCGACGGGCAGATCACCTGCGACATCATGGAGCGCTACGCCGCGAAGACCGGCAGGCGCAGCGGCAACGCCAGCAAGGAGTACCACCCGAGATGGGTACTGGAGGAGATCAGCCGCATCGTGCCCTTCTTCGCCGGGGTGAAGTGGGACGAGCTGGGCGAGAACGGCAAGCAATGGCCCGTGAAGCCCGACGGCAGCGACACCAAGATCCTGCACGCCGACACCTTCAAGCGCGGCCTCGGCAAGTTCATCTTCAACCAATGGGAGAAGAGCCCCGAGGTGCGCGAGAACGAGAAGGACTACCCCTACATCATCACCACCAACCGCGAGCTGGAGCACTACAACTGCGGCGCCATGACGCGGCGCACCGGCAACGGCGAGATCCTCACCGAGGACGTGCTGCTGATCAACCCCGCCGACGCGGAGAAGAACGGCATCGCCGAGGGCGACATGGTGTGTGTGGAGAGCCCGCGTGGCAAGGTGGACATCAAGGCCCGCATCACCGACGAGGTGAAACCCGGCATCCTCAGCAGCACCTTCCACTTCCCGGAGATCATGCTCAACATCATCACCAGCAGCGTGAGCGATTCACTGGCGATGTGCCCGGAGTACAAGGTGGTGACGTGCAGGATACGCAAGGCGAAGAAGGCGCACCTCCGTCAGGCTGGAGAAGTGGTACTGAAAGCCTGA
- a CDS encoding PIN domain-containing protein: protein MRIYIDTSVFGGCFDEEFEEWSLKLFELVATGKYTVVISDVTEDELRDAPAHVREVLKDLSQKQLEVVKLTEESRALAHAYVKERIVTARWKADTEHIAVATIAQVDLLVSWNFKHIVNYDRIRLYNAVNLKHGYKLLEIRSPRDLTT from the coding sequence ATGCGCATCTACATCGACACCTCGGTCTTCGGTGGTTGTTTCGACGAGGAGTTCGAGGAATGGTCCTTGAAACTCTTCGAGCTGGTCGCAACCGGCAAATACACGGTGGTGATCTCGGATGTGACCGAGGATGAGTTACGGGATGCACCCGCACATGTCCGCGAAGTATTGAAGGACCTTTCGCAGAAGCAGTTGGAGGTGGTCAAACTCACGGAGGAGTCAAGAGCATTGGCCCATGCCTATGTCAAGGAGCGCATCGTCACCGCCAGGTGGAAGGCGGATACGGAGCACATCGCTGTCGCCACCATCGCCCAGGTTGACCTTCTGGTGAGCTGGAATTTCAAGCACATCGTGAATTACGACCGCATCCGGCTCTACAACGCTGTAAATTTGAAGCACGGCTACAAATTGCTCGAGATCCGTAGCCCAAGAGACCTGACCACATGA
- a CDS encoding ImmA/IrrE family metallo-endopeptidase — protein sequence MAKKQYKVPVSGVVAQYARTSLGLSVVDACKMLEIEAEELEAIESGVEQPGIFLLKSMARVYKRSLTFLLLTEVPYEKPLPRDHRTAGSVKLDHFHSKTILTVRKARTLAISQIDLLRNLNLPVPAFKHRSTLQDDPKALGQKLRQQLELFHLREEGITDAQALEHTIEAVSALGVLVYQLSLTQDGLRGFSVLDEEVPIIVLKRRGEMPTARLFTLFHELGHVILGESGMCDLHAADGEAIEHWCNSFAAEVLLPREELRQHTVVVQHLAANAGKEWARVELANIAKGYHDGLEVVLRALLSEKLTTPEFYEEHHLKWKEKAFGRAKKGQPRDTIKGKVQERGRSFVRLIFNAFDRERIGAIQASQLLDVPMDRFSQARQLVV from the coding sequence ATGGCAAAGAAGCAGTACAAGGTTCCGGTTTCCGGGGTGGTGGCGCAGTACGCCAGGACGAGCCTTGGCCTATCGGTCGTGGATGCCTGCAAGATGCTGGAGATTGAGGCTGAGGAATTGGAGGCCATTGAATCCGGTGTGGAGCAGCCAGGGATTTTCTTGCTCAAGTCGATGGCTAGGGTCTACAAGCGGTCTTTGACTTTCCTGCTCCTCACCGAGGTGCCTTACGAGAAGCCGTTACCACGCGACCATAGGACAGCCGGCTCTGTCAAGCTTGACCATTTCCATTCGAAGACCATCCTTACAGTTCGGAAAGCCCGTACGCTCGCCATCTCTCAAATAGACCTGCTCAGGAACTTGAACTTGCCGGTGCCGGCGTTCAAGCACCGCTCGACGTTGCAGGATGATCCCAAGGCATTAGGACAAAAGCTGAGGCAACAGCTTGAGTTGTTCCACCTCCGCGAGGAGGGTATTACAGATGCGCAGGCCTTGGAACATACCATCGAAGCGGTCTCAGCTCTTGGCGTGCTGGTCTATCAACTGAGTCTGACCCAGGACGGCCTACGGGGCTTCTCCGTTTTGGACGAGGAGGTACCGATCATCGTTCTGAAACGGCGAGGGGAAATGCCGACCGCGAGATTGTTCACGCTTTTCCATGAACTCGGTCACGTCATCCTTGGAGAAAGCGGCATGTGCGACCTGCACGCAGCAGATGGGGAGGCAATAGAACATTGGTGCAACAGCTTTGCCGCAGAGGTCCTGTTGCCGAGAGAGGAGCTGCGGCAACACACGGTGGTCGTTCAGCACCTCGCTGCAAATGCGGGTAAAGAGTGGGCAAGGGTGGAGTTGGCCAATATCGCCAAGGGATACCATGACGGCTTGGAGGTGGTATTGCGGGCATTGCTTTCTGAGAAGCTCACCACGCCAGAATTCTATGAGGAGCACCACCTGAAATGGAAAGAGAAAGCCTTTGGACGGGCAAAGAAGGGCCAGCCACGCGATACGATCAAAGGGAAAGTGCAGGAACGCGGACGTTCGTTCGTGCGCTTGATCTTCAATGCCTTTGACCGTGAACGGATCGGCGCCATTCAAGCCTCGCAACTCCTTGATGTGCCGATGGACCGCTTCTCCCAAGCCCGTCAACTGGTAGTATGA
- a CDS encoding S41 family peptidase: protein MRTSHLLALATGAVLLSSCQKMVFGDEPAADPVSVFESLHRTVKEHYGLFRVKTLDWDSLGNVYRPQVHEGMTDAQLREVLAAMLTPLNDAHITLYPNSTELPRWSIDLVDGAYIDSTFHFPTVKDHYLTEYQEVNGAVAYGRLVDGHGYIHIRHFDGSNNDYDKGLRDAVQALAGTSGLVVDVRDNPGGIDPFAQYSAGLFTGQAATYMRVRRKTGPGPDDFGQEVAWTTTPTGPAYAKPVVLLTGRGSQSAAETFALAMRTQTHVVHIGDTTAGAFADNAFFELPNGWGVTLSIADHRDANGISWEGRGLSPAVVAVADRQELNAGVDAALEAAMDALP from the coding sequence ATGAGAACCTCGCACCTCCTGGCCCTGGCCACCGGCGCCGTCCTGCTCAGCTCCTGCCAGAAGATGGTCTTCGGCGATGAACCCGCCGCCGATCCCGTCAGCGTCTTCGAAAGCCTGCACCGAACAGTGAAGGAACACTACGGCCTCTTCCGGGTGAAGACCTTGGATTGGGACAGCCTCGGCAACGTGTACCGGCCCCAGGTGCACGAGGGCATGACCGATGCGCAGCTGCGCGAGGTGCTGGCCGCCATGCTCACACCCCTGAACGATGCACACATCACGCTCTATCCGAACAGCACCGAGCTACCGCGCTGGTCCATCGACCTCGTGGATGGGGCCTACATCGACTCCACCTTCCACTTTCCCACGGTGAAGGACCACTACCTCACGGAATACCAGGAAGTGAACGGGGCGGTGGCGTACGGCCGGCTCGTGGACGGGCATGGTTACATCCACATCCGTCATTTCGATGGCAGCAACAACGACTACGACAAGGGCCTGCGCGATGCGGTGCAGGCGCTGGCCGGCACATCAGGATTGGTGGTGGACGTGCGCGACAACCCCGGTGGCATCGATCCCTTCGCGCAGTACAGTGCGGGGCTTTTCACCGGCCAGGCCGCCACGTACATGCGGGTGCGCCGTAAGACCGGTCCCGGTCCGGACGACTTCGGGCAGGAAGTGGCCTGGACCACCACCCCCACGGGACCGGCGTATGCGAAGCCGGTGGTGCTGCTCACCGGTCGTGGCTCACAGAGCGCGGCCGAGACCTTCGCCCTGGCCATGCGCACGCAGACCCACGTGGTGCACATCGGCGACACCACCGCCGGGGCCTTCGCGGACAACGCATTCTTTGAACTCCCCAACGGCTGGGGCGTCACGCTCTCCATCGCCGACCACCGCGATGCCAACGGCATCAGCTGGGAGGGCCGTGGATTGTCTCCGGCCGTGGTGGCGGTGGCCGATCGGCAGGAGCTCAATGCCGGGGTGGATGCCGCGTTGGAAGCGGCGATGGATGCGTTGCCGTGA
- a CDS encoding GrpB family protein, with the protein MTDTTNISAQRIAELSCEPIAIVPYSEEWPVRYAAEEARLRAMLPPDLCTRIAHIGSTAVPGLSAKPVVDIQVEVNDLQRVRSEVVPLLEALGYEFVWRPTMGEKAPYYAWFIGRHPDGRRAFHVHMVEPDEATVDRLLFRDFLRAHPDVARQYEALKHELASAHPVDRAAYTRSKTPFIDGVLRRARAAHLPPL; encoded by the coding sequence ATGACGGACACGACCAACATCAGCGCACAGCGGATCGCCGAACTGTCCTGCGAGCCCATCGCCATCGTGCCCTATTCGGAGGAATGGCCGGTCCGCTATGCCGCCGAGGAGGCCCGGCTCCGCGCCATGCTGCCGCCCGACCTCTGCACCCGCATCGCCCACATCGGGAGCACGGCCGTTCCCGGCCTCAGCGCCAAGCCCGTCGTCGACATCCAGGTGGAGGTCAACGACCTCCAACGGGTCCGTTCAGAGGTGGTGCCCCTTTTGGAGGCCCTGGGCTACGAGTTCGTCTGGAGACCCACGATGGGTGAGAAGGCCCCCTACTATGCGTGGTTCATCGGGCGGCATCCCGACGGTCGACGGGCCTTCCACGTGCACATGGTCGAGCCGGACGAGGCGACGGTGGACCGGCTGTTGTTCCGCGACTTCCTCCGTGCGCATCCCGACGTGGCCCGGCAGTACGAGGCGCTGAAGCATGAACTGGCCTCCGCCCACCCCGTCGACCGCGCGGCCTATACCCGGTCCAAAACACCCTTCATCGACGGGGTGCTCCGTCGCGCCCGTGCCGCTCATCTTCCGCCGCTATGA
- a CDS encoding histidine kinase, whose amino-acid sequence MTRAAQDRSLGMPGASSGSLLFMRRPLALKLIIIFLLSALNLTGDYDWSRTSATQELLMVLTTLGRWAVTLFGAYAIIQGYQRRYPQADQNFDRRRGAFVFVLLLCFATSVASDFPEELILQGDLDELGFNWVNHVFGAVLVSIIVLGVFELNYTGQLNARLVAEKQEMERLHMQSRYESLKSQVDPHFLFNSLNSLSALIRTDPKRAEQFVEELSRVYRYLLRGREHDLSSLEDELEFIRSYEHLLKTRFGKGFVLKIAVDEHLLGRRLPAQALQLLVENTVKHNVISEAQPLTVTIRTVGNDRMEVHNNLQRRNSRMHSNKVGLVNITERFRLLGAPPVQVEETASDFRVTLPLLGE is encoded by the coding sequence ATGACCAGAGCAGCGCAGGATCGATCGCTTGGAATGCCCGGAGCCTCGTCCGGCAGCCTCCTCTTCATGCGGCGGCCGCTCGCGCTCAAGCTGATCATCATCTTCCTGCTCTCGGCGCTTAACCTCACCGGCGATTACGATTGGAGCCGCACCAGCGCGACCCAGGAGCTCCTGATGGTGCTCACCACCCTCGGGCGCTGGGCCGTCACGCTCTTCGGCGCCTACGCCATCATCCAAGGGTACCAGCGTCGCTACCCGCAGGCGGACCAGAACTTCGACCGCCGTCGCGGGGCCTTTGTGTTCGTGCTGCTGCTCTGCTTCGCCACCAGCGTGGCCTCCGACTTTCCGGAAGAGCTGATCCTCCAGGGCGACCTGGATGAGCTCGGCTTCAACTGGGTCAATCACGTCTTCGGGGCGGTGCTGGTCAGCATCATCGTGCTGGGCGTGTTCGAACTGAACTACACCGGCCAGTTGAACGCCCGGCTCGTGGCCGAGAAGCAGGAGATGGAACGCCTGCACATGCAGAGCCGCTACGAGAGCCTGAAGAGCCAGGTGGACCCGCACTTCCTCTTCAACAGCCTCAACTCGCTCAGCGCCCTCATTCGCACGGACCCGAAGCGGGCCGAGCAGTTCGTGGAGGAGCTCTCCCGCGTGTACCGCTACCTGCTGCGTGGCCGCGAGCACGACCTCAGCTCCCTGGAGGATGAGCTGGAGTTCATCCGCTCCTACGAGCACCTCCTGAAGACCCGCTTCGGCAAAGGCTTCGTGCTGAAGATCGCCGTGGACGAGCACCTGCTGGGCCGGCGCCTGCCCGCCCAGGCCCTGCAGCTGCTTGTGGAGAACACCGTGAAGCACAATGTGATCTCCGAGGCACAGCCCCTCACGGTGACGATCCGCACGGTGGGCAACGACCGAATGGAGGTGCACAACAACCTGCAGCGCCGCAACAGCCGCATGCACTCCAACAAGGTGGGCCTGGTCAACATCACCGAGCGCTTCCGGCTGCTGGGCGCCCCGCCCGTGCAGGTGGAGGAGACCGCATCGGACTTCCGCGTAACCCTGCCCCTGCTGGGGGAATGA
- a CDS encoding DUF4411 family protein, with protein sequence MNLFDEDEAIYAFDSDALVTLERYYSDLSVFDALWQDLAWLSLAGRFKVIDFVYDEVVDSYKGDRGFLKSWLKKQRKYCFWETDEKAMILSQRVINENVRSGFLKPGKLIGERDEADPFLIGTLR encoded by the coding sequence ATGAACTTGTTCGATGAGGATGAGGCCATCTATGCGTTCGACAGTGATGCGTTGGTGACACTTGAGCGATACTACAGCGACCTATCCGTCTTCGATGCGCTTTGGCAGGACCTGGCATGGCTTTCCCTCGCAGGCCGCTTCAAAGTCATCGACTTCGTGTACGACGAGGTAGTGGATAGCTACAAGGGCGACCGGGGGTTCCTGAAGTCCTGGTTGAAGAAGCAGCGCAAATACTGCTTCTGGGAAACCGATGAGAAGGCGATGATCTTATCGCAGCGGGTCATCAACGAGAATGTTAGGTCTGGGTTTCTGAAGCCTGGCAAACTGATTGGAGAGCGGGATGAGGCTGATCCATTCCTGATCGGGACGCTGCGGTAG